One Acidimicrobiales bacterium DNA segment encodes these proteins:
- a CDS encoding nitroreductase family protein, translating into MTPDELLTTTRAVRKRLDFERAVPREVLLECVEVALQAPTGSNRQGWHFVFVSDPDKKAALAELYRQGFDPYASMPRPDYAEGDPRGARQDPVSSSARYLRDRFHEVPWMLVPVHHGRVDGQPAAMQAGFWGSLLPAVWSFMLAGRARGLGTAWTTLHLPFEREAAELLGIPYESFTQGGLMPVAYYTGESFSPAARLPAESVVHWESW; encoded by the coding sequence ATGACGCCTGACGAGCTGCTCACCACGACGCGGGCAGTTCGCAAGCGTCTCGACTTCGAACGTGCGGTGCCCCGTGAGGTGCTCTTGGAGTGCGTCGAGGTTGCGCTCCAGGCACCCACGGGCTCCAACCGCCAGGGCTGGCACTTCGTCTTCGTGTCCGACCCCGACAAGAAGGCGGCGTTGGCGGAGTTGTACCGGCAGGGGTTCGACCCCTACGCCTCGATGCCGCGGCCGGACTACGCCGAGGGCGACCCCCGCGGCGCTCGCCAAGACCCGGTGTCGTCGTCGGCTCGTTACCTGCGTGACCGGTTCCACGAGGTGCCGTGGATGTTGGTCCCCGTCCACCACGGCCGGGTCGACGGCCAGCCCGCAGCCATGCAAGCCGGGTTCTGGGGATCGCTGCTGCCCGCGGTGTGGTCGTTCATGCTGGCGGGCCGCGCTCGGGGCCTCGGGACGGCCTGGACGACGTTGCACCTGCCGTTCGAGCGGGAGGCGGCCGAGTTGCTGGGCATCCCCTACGAGTCGTTCACCCAGGGCGGCTTGATGCCGGTGGCGTACTACACGGGCGAGTCGTTTTCGCCGGCGGCTCGGCTGCCTGCCGAATCCGTGGTCCACTGGGAGTCGTGGTAA
- a CDS encoding DNA polymerase domain-containing protein, with the protein MVTPSVELEVDGRTVRVTNPDKVFFSLRGETKLDLVQYYLAVGEGALRGVYERPTMLKRYPDGAEGEFFYQKRVPEKGRPEWLETVRVSFPSGRHADELCPVDVAHVVWAVNLGCLDLNPWPVRRGDVDRPDELRIDLDPQPGVAWDSVRRVALCVREVLTEHGLVGWPKSSGSRGIHVNVRIEPSWGFLEVRRAALALAREVERRMPSEATSAWWKEERGERVFLDYNQNARDRTVASVYSVRANPEGRVSAPVTWDEVPDLEPADFTIATMPARYAALGDVGAGIDDAAYSLEPLLELARRDEAGGLGDAPWPPHFPKADSEPPRVQPSKSRTVRGSGA; encoded by the coding sequence GTGGTAACCCCTTCGGTGGAGCTGGAGGTCGACGGGCGCACAGTCCGGGTGACCAACCCCGACAAGGTCTTTTTCTCGCTGCGGGGCGAGACGAAGCTCGACTTGGTGCAGTACTACCTGGCCGTGGGCGAGGGGGCGTTGCGGGGCGTGTACGAGCGGCCCACCATGCTCAAGCGGTACCCCGACGGGGCCGAGGGCGAGTTCTTCTACCAGAAGCGGGTGCCGGAGAAGGGGCGGCCGGAGTGGCTGGAGACGGTGCGGGTGTCGTTCCCGTCGGGCCGCCACGCCGATGAGCTGTGCCCGGTCGACGTGGCCCATGTGGTGTGGGCGGTCAACCTCGGCTGCCTGGACTTGAACCCGTGGCCGGTGCGGCGGGGCGACGTCGACCGGCCCGACGAGTTGCGCATCGACCTCGACCCGCAGCCCGGGGTGGCGTGGGACTCGGTGCGGCGGGTGGCGCTGTGCGTGCGTGAGGTGCTGACCGAGCACGGGTTGGTGGGGTGGCCCAAGTCGAGCGGGTCGCGGGGCATCCACGTGAACGTGCGTATCGAGCCGTCGTGGGGCTTTTTGGAGGTGCGGCGCGCCGCGCTGGCCCTGGCCCGCGAGGTGGAACGGCGCATGCCGTCGGAGGCGACCTCGGCGTGGTGGAAGGAGGAACGCGGCGAGCGGGTGTTCCTCGATTACAACCAGAACGCCCGCGACCGCACGGTGGCGTCGGTGTACTCGGTTCGGGCCAACCCCGAGGGCCGGGTGTCGGCGCCGGTGACGTGGGACGAGGTGCCCGACCTGGAGCCGGCCGACTTCACCATCGCCACCATGCCCGCCCGCTACGCGGCATTGGGCGATGTGGGCGCCGGGATCGACGACGCGGCGTACAGCCTGGAGCCCCTGCTGGAGCTCGCTCGCCGCGACGAGGCCGGCGGGCTGGGCGATGCGCCCTGGCCGCCCCACTTCCCCAAAGCCGACTCCGAACCCCCCCGCGTCCAACCCTCCAAGTCCCGAACTGTGCGGGGTTCCGGCGCGTAA
- a CDS encoding zinc ribbon domain-containing protein, giving the protein MLKRPSRSQERACPSCGTAADAGWQHCGSCGTALPVRRRAWDRIDTRSPVVLLAVAVFALLLGGVALAGSERRLANERSELDRAQASLRESRELVTALRVELTTRVVERDAARTELDKTKGSLSDAQRSVESQQKQLDTIKACLTAIADIGIALDEGDERAANEAVDRAERHCSEAQAFL; this is encoded by the coding sequence ATGCTGAAGCGCCCGTCCCGCTCCCAGGAGCGGGCGTGCCCGTCGTGCGGCACCGCGGCCGACGCCGGGTGGCAGCACTGCGGCTCGTGCGGCACGGCGTTGCCGGTGCGGCGCCGGGCATGGGACCGCATCGACACCCGCAGTCCCGTCGTCCTGCTGGCCGTGGCCGTGTTCGCCCTCCTCCTGGGCGGCGTGGCGCTGGCCGGTTCCGAGCGGCGGCTGGCCAACGAACGCAGCGAGCTCGACCGGGCGCAGGCGTCGTTGCGGGAGAGCCGCGAGCTGGTGACGGCGCTGCGGGTGGAGCTGACAACCCGGGTGGTCGAACGTGACGCCGCCCGCACCGAGCTCGACAAGACGAAGGGTTCGCTGAGCGATGCCCAGCGCAGCGTGGAGAGCCAGCAGAAGCAGCTCGACACGATCAAGGCATGCCTCACGGCCATTGCCGACATCGGCATCGCCCTCGACGAAGGCGACGAGCGGGCGGCCAACGAGGCGGTCGACCGGGCCGAACGCCACTGCTCGGAAGCGCAGGCGTTCCTGTAG
- a CDS encoding SDR family oxidoreductase: MADLGYDGKVAIITGAGGGLGREHALLLASRGAQVVVNDLGGSVTGDGGDAGPAERTAQEINDLGGVAVADTNSVATPEGGEGIVQTAIDAFGRVDIVINNAGILRDKTFHNMTPEFLEPVVQVHLLGAFYVTRPAWIKMREQGYGRIVNTSSNSGILGNFGQANYGAAKMGLVGFTRVLAAEGAKYNIKVNALAPVARTRMTEELLGPLAEKLDPKLVSPIVAWLVHEDCPVSGEIYSAAGGRIARFFIGLTEGYYNAELSLEDVRDNFDQIRSEEGYIVPNGPADEFGMLLKHFS; encoded by the coding sequence ATGGCTGATCTCGGGTACGACGGGAAAGTAGCGATCATCACCGGTGCCGGTGGTGGGCTCGGTCGAGAGCACGCGTTGCTGCTGGCCTCGCGAGGGGCGCAGGTCGTGGTGAACGACCTCGGCGGGTCGGTGACGGGCGACGGCGGCGACGCGGGCCCGGCCGAGCGCACGGCGCAGGAGATCAACGACCTCGGCGGCGTCGCCGTGGCCGACACCAACTCGGTGGCCACGCCGGAGGGCGGCGAAGGCATCGTGCAGACAGCGATCGACGCCTTCGGCCGCGTCGACATCGTCATCAACAACGCGGGCATCCTGCGCGACAAGACGTTCCACAACATGACGCCCGAGTTCCTGGAGCCGGTCGTCCAGGTCCACCTGCTGGGCGCCTTCTACGTGACCCGTCCGGCGTGGATCAAGATGCGCGAGCAGGGCTACGGCCGCATCGTCAACACCTCGTCGAACTCCGGCATCCTCGGCAACTTCGGCCAAGCCAACTACGGCGCCGCCAAGATGGGCCTCGTCGGCTTCACCCGGGTGCTGGCCGCCGAGGGGGCCAAGTACAACATCAAGGTCAACGCCTTGGCGCCCGTCGCCCGCACCCGCATGACCGAAGAGCTGCTCGGCCCACTGGCGGAGAAGCTCGATCCCAAGCTGGTGTCGCCCATCGTGGCCTGGCTGGTGCACGAGGACTGCCCGGTGTCGGGCGAGATCTACTCCGCCGCCGGCGGCCGCATCGCCCGCTTCTTCATCGGGCTGACCGAGGGTTACTACAACGCCGAGTTGTCGCTCGAGGACGTGCGCGACAACTTCGACCAGATCCGCTCGGAGGAGGGCTACATCGTGCCCAACGGCCCCGCCGACGAGTTCGGGATGCTGCTGAAGCACTTCTCTTGA